The Lentzea guizhouensis genome contains a region encoding:
- a CDS encoding 4-hydroxy-3-methylbut-2-enyl diphosphate reductase — protein sequence MTQHPPRSVLLASPRSFCAGVERAIEIVERLLDQRGGPIYVRKQIVHNVHVVRGLEARGAVFVEELDEVPPGATVVFSAHGVSPAVRAEAVERSLDVLDATCPLVAKVHAEARRFADRGDTIVLIGHAGHEEVEGTLGEAPERMVLVETAADVEALEITGPVSYLTQTTLAVDETAEVVAALERRFPHVRGPGSDDICYATTNRQIAIREVAAQSDLVLVVGSRNSSNSVRMVELAARGGTPAHLVDDASEIDPAWLDGVTSVGLSAGASAPPELVDEVVAALRALGAVSVSTHTTATETISFTLPLAVRRAG from the coding sequence ATGACGCAACACCCGCCGCGTTCGGTGCTGCTCGCCTCACCCCGGTCGTTCTGCGCCGGGGTGGAGCGGGCGATCGAGATCGTGGAACGGCTGCTCGACCAGCGCGGCGGCCCGATCTACGTGCGCAAGCAGATCGTGCACAACGTCCACGTCGTGCGCGGGCTGGAGGCGCGGGGCGCCGTGTTCGTGGAGGAGCTGGACGAGGTGCCGCCCGGTGCCACGGTCGTGTTCTCCGCGCACGGCGTGTCCCCCGCCGTGCGCGCCGAGGCCGTCGAACGCTCGCTGGACGTGCTGGACGCGACCTGCCCGCTGGTGGCCAAGGTGCACGCGGAGGCACGCCGGTTCGCCGACCGCGGCGACACCATCGTCCTCATCGGACACGCCGGTCACGAGGAGGTCGAAGGCACGCTGGGAGAGGCGCCGGAGCGGATGGTGCTCGTCGAGACCGCCGCGGACGTCGAGGCGCTGGAGATCACCGGGCCGGTGTCGTACCTGACCCAGACGACGCTGGCCGTCGACGAGACGGCCGAGGTGGTCGCGGCGCTGGAGCGGAGGTTCCCGCACGTGCGCGGGCCGGGTTCGGACGACATCTGCTACGCCACCACGAACCGGCAGATCGCGATCCGGGAGGTGGCCGCGCAGTCGGACCTGGTGCTGGTGGTGGGGTCGAGGAACTCGTCGAACTCGGTGCGGATGGTGGAGCTCGCGGCCCGCGGCGGCACGCCGGCGCACCTGGTCGACGACGCGTCCGAGATCGACCCGGCGTGGCTGGACGGTGTGACGTCGGTGGGGTTGTCGGCGGGTGCGTCGGCGCCACCGGAGCTGGTCGACGAGGTGGTGGCGGCGTTGCGGGCGTTGGGCGCGGTGTCGGTGTCGACGCACACGACGGCGACCGAGACGATCTCGTTCACGCTGCCGCTGGCGGTGCGCCGTGCTGGCTGA
- a CDS encoding family 2B encapsulin nanocompartment shell protein: MTVTDPGLGIDDKQLSLSRAAARNLSSTTKSAPQMQGISPRWLLRLLPWVEARGGAFRVNRRLTFAIGDGRVTFTSVGAEVRPVPQELAEFPLLRGFEDEDSLTALASRFTQREYRPGDVITERGTPADTIVVIAHGKVAKTGRGKYGDDVALGTIADGEHFGDNEVLSGAEVSWDFTARALTHTTVVELPRSVFNQLNDQVEPLRTHIAQQLAHPTNPQNKHGEAEIDIASGHNGEPRLPGTFVDYELRPREYELSVAQTVLRVHTRVADLYSQPMDQVEHQLRLTIEALRERQEHELVNNKEFGLLHNADLKQRVSTRTGPVTPDDMDELISRRRNTRLILAHPKAIAAFGRQLSSRGLYAPTADVEGQQLQTWRGVPIAPCDKIPVNKNGTTSIIAMRLGEEKQGVIGLRQTGIPDEYEPGLNVRFMGIDEHAVLKYLVSTYYSAAVLVPDALGVLENVEIGHQP; this comes from the coding sequence GTGACTGTTACCGATCCGGGTCTTGGGATCGACGACAAGCAGCTGAGCCTCTCCCGGGCCGCAGCCCGCAACCTCTCGTCGACCACCAAGTCCGCGCCGCAGATGCAGGGGATCTCCCCGCGGTGGCTGCTGCGACTGCTGCCGTGGGTCGAGGCCAGGGGTGGTGCCTTCCGGGTCAACCGGCGGCTCACGTTCGCGATCGGTGACGGCCGGGTGACGTTCACCAGCGTCGGTGCCGAGGTGCGCCCGGTGCCGCAGGAGCTCGCCGAGTTCCCGCTGCTGCGCGGGTTCGAGGACGAGGACTCGCTGACCGCGCTCGCGAGCCGGTTCACGCAGCGCGAGTACCGGCCGGGCGACGTGATCACCGAGCGCGGCACCCCGGCGGACACCATCGTCGTGATCGCGCACGGCAAGGTTGCCAAGACCGGCCGCGGCAAGTACGGCGACGACGTGGCGCTGGGCACCATCGCCGACGGTGAGCACTTCGGTGACAACGAGGTGCTGTCCGGTGCCGAGGTGTCGTGGGACTTCACCGCCCGCGCGCTGACCCACACGACCGTCGTCGAGCTGCCGCGTTCGGTGTTCAACCAGCTCAACGACCAGGTCGAACCGCTGCGCACGCACATCGCGCAGCAGCTCGCGCACCCGACGAACCCGCAGAACAAGCACGGCGAGGCCGAGATCGACATCGCCTCCGGGCACAACGGCGAGCCGCGGCTGCCCGGCACGTTCGTGGACTACGAGCTGCGGCCGCGCGAGTACGAGCTGTCGGTGGCGCAGACGGTCCTGCGCGTGCACACCCGTGTCGCCGACCTCTACAGCCAGCCGATGGACCAGGTCGAGCACCAGCTGCGACTCACCATCGAGGCCCTGCGCGAGCGGCAGGAGCACGAGCTCGTCAACAACAAGGAGTTCGGCCTGCTGCACAACGCCGACCTCAAGCAGCGGGTCAGCACCAGGACCGGACCCGTCACGCCGGACGACATGGACGAGCTGATCTCCCGGCGCCGCAACACCAGGCTGATCCTGGCGCACCCCAAGGCGATCGCGGCGTTCGGCCGGCAGCTGTCCTCGCGCGGGCTCTACGCGCCGACGGCCGACGTCGAGGGTCAGCAGCTGCAGACGTGGCGCGGTGTGCCGATCGCGCCGTGCGACAAGATCCCGGTCAACAAGAACGGCACCACGTCGATCATCGCGATGCGGCTCGGCGAGGAGAAGCAGGGCGTCATCGGCCTGCGCCAGACCGGCATCCCCGACGAGTACGAGCCCGGCCTGAACGTGCGGTTCATGGGCATCGACGAGCACGCGGTGCTGAAGTACCTGGTGTCGACGTACTACTCGGCCGCCGTGCTGGTGCCGGACGCGCTGGGCGTGCTGGAGAACGTGGAGATCGGCCACCAGCCATGA
- a CDS encoding terpene synthase family protein produces MAEVGFEMPFAARLSPHVDRVRVHTRTWVRDMGMLGGTPWTEAFYDAADYGGFAALTHPTASLDDLKHISDWHTWGFYLHDAFREGFLRPRNAMGGRTFVTRLKSVLADPSVPAMNPAEKGLADLLSRSTLDDGERAGIAGLLDGLLWELHNTVQGRVPDPIDLVEMRRTTNAAELSAALARRSVGADLPEELLRNSTMKALVDSFGDVPGLRREVLGFDHLHGTGASTTSAVLAVQQFFECAAPQAVAVVGDLITARLRQIVSIIAELPSLADEYQLDETARAGLHRYAEALKSWLAGELLWSTRSGRFSSSPTPTGRSLHRPSGLGTAAVLVR; encoded by the coding sequence GTGGCTGAGGTGGGGTTCGAGATGCCCTTCGCCGCCCGGCTGTCCCCGCACGTCGACCGCGTCCGCGTACATACCAGGACGTGGGTGCGCGACATGGGAATGCTCGGCGGCACGCCGTGGACCGAGGCGTTCTACGACGCGGCGGACTACGGCGGGTTCGCCGCGCTCACCCACCCCACGGCCTCGCTGGACGACCTCAAGCACATCAGCGACTGGCACACGTGGGGCTTCTACCTGCACGACGCGTTCCGTGAGGGGTTCCTGCGGCCGCGCAACGCGATGGGCGGCAGGACGTTCGTCACCAGGCTGAAATCGGTGCTGGCGGACCCGTCGGTGCCGGCGATGAACCCGGCCGAGAAGGGCTTGGCCGACCTGCTCTCACGGTCCACTCTGGACGACGGCGAACGCGCCGGCATCGCCGGGCTGCTCGACGGGTTGCTGTGGGAGCTGCACAACACCGTGCAGGGCCGGGTGCCGGACCCGATCGACCTGGTCGAGATGCGGCGCACCACCAACGCCGCCGAGCTGTCCGCGGCGCTCGCCCGCAGGTCGGTCGGCGCCGACCTGCCGGAAGAGCTGCTGCGCAACAGCACGATGAAGGCGCTCGTCGACTCGTTCGGCGACGTCCCCGGGCTGCGGCGGGAGGTCCTCGGGTTCGACCACCTCCACGGCACCGGCGCAAGCACGACCAGCGCGGTGCTCGCCGTGCAGCAGTTCTTCGAGTGCGCTGCCCCGCAAGCGGTTGCGGTCGTGGGTGACCTGATCACCGCGCGGTTGCGGCAGATCGTGTCGATCATCGCCGAGCTGCCCTCGCTGGCGGACGAGTACCAGCTCGACGAGACCGCGCGCGCCGGGCTGCACCGCTACGCGGAGGCGCTCAAGTCGTGGCTCGCCGGCGAGCTCCTGTGGTCAACGAGATCCGGCCGGTTCAGCTCCTCCCCCACCCCCACCGGGCGGTCGTTGCACCGGCCGTCAGGACTCGGCACGGCCGCGGTCCTGGTCCGCTAG
- a CDS encoding family 2B encapsulin nanocompartment shell protein: MQGITSRWLLKVLPWVQAAGGAYRVNRRLTYTLGDGRVSFTNTGSEVRVIPMELTELALLRGFDDEAVLAALAGRFQQREYGIGDVIVERGRPKDKVVLIAHGKVDKVGTGEYGGETVLGNLADGQYFGETVLAGPQGEWEYSAKAVTPVTVLTLSWEDFQALNGEAGGLRAHIQHAFNSRNKPQDEYGEAAIDVASGHDGEPVLPGTFVDYELSPREYELSVAQTVLQVHTRVADLYNHPMDQVEQQLRLTIEALRERQEHEIVNNRSFGLLHNADLKQRIHTRSGPPTPDDFDELLSIVWKDPNYFLAHPRTIAAFGRELNKRGIYPQHIDFNGQSVPAWRGIPILPCNKIPVSDTRTSSVMLIRAGEQNQGVIGLHQTGIPDEYQPGLSVRFMGINDQAIINYLVSAYYSAAIMVPDAIGVLEHVELGREG, from the coding sequence ATGCAGGGAATCACCTCCCGCTGGCTGCTCAAGGTCCTGCCCTGGGTGCAGGCGGCGGGTGGTGCGTACCGCGTCAACCGCCGTCTCACCTACACGCTGGGGGACGGCCGCGTCTCGTTCACCAACACCGGCTCCGAGGTCCGGGTGATCCCGATGGAGCTGACCGAGCTCGCGCTGCTGCGCGGGTTCGACGACGAGGCCGTGCTGGCCGCCCTGGCGGGTCGCTTCCAGCAGCGCGAGTACGGCATCGGCGACGTCATCGTCGAGAGGGGACGCCCGAAGGACAAGGTCGTGCTGATCGCGCACGGCAAGGTCGACAAGGTCGGCACCGGCGAGTACGGCGGGGAAACCGTGCTCGGCAACCTCGCCGACGGCCAGTACTTCGGCGAGACCGTGCTGGCCGGCCCGCAGGGCGAGTGGGAGTACAGCGCCAAGGCCGTCACCCCGGTCACCGTCCTCACCCTGTCCTGGGAGGACTTCCAGGCCCTCAACGGCGAGGCCGGCGGCCTGCGCGCGCACATCCAGCACGCGTTCAACAGCCGCAACAAGCCGCAGGACGAGTACGGCGAGGCCGCGATCGACGTGGCCTCCGGTCACGACGGCGAGCCGGTGCTGCCGGGCACGTTCGTCGACTACGAGCTCTCGCCGCGCGAGTACGAGCTCAGCGTCGCGCAGACCGTGCTGCAGGTGCACACCCGCGTCGCCGACCTCTACAACCACCCGATGGACCAGGTCGAGCAGCAGCTGCGGCTCACGATCGAGGCCCTGCGCGAACGCCAGGAGCACGAGATCGTCAACAACCGCAGCTTCGGCCTGCTGCACAACGCCGACCTCAAGCAGCGCATCCACACCCGGTCCGGCCCGCCCACGCCGGACGACTTCGACGAGCTGCTCTCGATCGTGTGGAAGGACCCCAACTACTTCCTCGCCCACCCGCGCACGATCGCGGCGTTCGGCCGTGAGCTCAACAAGCGTGGCATCTACCCGCAGCACATCGACTTCAACGGCCAGTCCGTCCCGGCGTGGCGGGGCATCCCGATCCTGCCGTGCAACAAGATCCCGGTCTCGGACACCCGCACGTCGTCGGTGATGCTGATCCGCGCCGGCGAGCAGAACCAGGGCGTCATCGGCCTGCACCAGACCGGCATCCCCGACGAGTACCAGCCGGGCCTGTCGGTGCGCTTCATGGGCATCAACGACCAGGCGATCATCAACTACCTGGTCAGCGCCTACTACTCGGCCGCCATCATGGTGCCGGACGCGATCGGTGTGCTGGAGCACGTCGAGCTCGGCCGCGAGGGATAG
- a CDS encoding heme-degrading domain-containing protein: protein MTSEELLAQEERLQFDTFDNDTAIELGLHLLQAARDQGLPIAISVRRGGHRLFHASLPGTAPNNDRWLERKTRVVELFGHSSFQVGTSFREKGTTFEAESRLDPDLYAAHGGVFPVIVRGTGPVGTVGVSGLPQAEDHAFVVSGLQSFLNARGAQ from the coding sequence GTGACCAGCGAAGAGCTTCTGGCGCAAGAAGAACGGCTGCAGTTCGACACGTTCGACAACGACACCGCGATCGAGCTCGGCCTGCACCTGCTCCAGGCCGCCCGCGACCAGGGCCTGCCGATCGCGATCTCGGTGCGGCGGGGCGGGCATCGCCTCTTCCACGCCTCCCTGCCCGGTACCGCGCCGAACAACGACCGGTGGCTCGAGCGCAAGACCCGCGTGGTCGAGCTGTTCGGCCACAGCTCCTTCCAGGTGGGCACGTCGTTCCGGGAGAAGGGCACGACGTTCGAGGCGGAGTCGCGCCTCGACCCCGACCTGTACGCGGCGCACGGCGGCGTTTTCCCCGTGATCGTCCGCGGCACCGGTCCGGTCGGGACGGTCGGCGTGTCCGGCCTGCCCCAGGCCGAGGACCACGCGTTCGTCGTCAGCGGGCTGCAATCGTTCCTGAACGCGCGAGGAGCGCAATAG
- a CDS encoding Gfo/Idh/MocA family oxidoreductase, protein MTRAGLLGYGIAGRVFHAPLISSTEGMELTAVVTANPERQAQARAGHPDAKIVTADELFELDLDLVVVATPNRTHVEYAKRAIDKGVAVVVDKPFAPTSAQAQELVDAARAKGVPLTVFQNRRWDSDFLTVREVVGRLGDVRRFESRYERWIPEIWDNWRELGAPEEAGGLLYDLGAHLVDQALQLFGPVAQVYAELDLRRPGAQVDDDVFVALTHVNGVRSHLWANAHAAHNGPRFRVLGSEGAFVVDGMDGQEDALAAGRRPTDADWGAENRSGRLGVLGETTEVPVERGAYQHFYRELQAGRIPVDPAGAVHALQVIEAASSSAHDNRVVTL, encoded by the coding sequence ATGACACGTGCAGGACTGCTGGGGTACGGCATCGCGGGACGGGTCTTCCACGCCCCGCTCATCAGCTCGACCGAGGGCATGGAGCTCACCGCGGTCGTGACGGCGAACCCGGAGCGGCAGGCGCAGGCCCGCGCCGGTCACCCGGACGCGAAGATCGTCACCGCGGACGAGCTGTTCGAGCTGGACCTCGACCTGGTCGTGGTCGCGACGCCGAACCGGACGCATGTCGAGTACGCGAAGCGCGCCATCGACAAGGGCGTCGCCGTCGTCGTGGACAAGCCGTTCGCACCGACGAGTGCGCAGGCGCAGGAGCTGGTGGACGCGGCGCGGGCGAAGGGCGTGCCTCTGACGGTGTTCCAGAACCGCCGCTGGGACAGCGACTTCCTGACCGTGCGCGAGGTCGTCGGCCGGCTGGGCGACGTCCGCCGGTTCGAGTCCCGCTACGAGCGCTGGATCCCGGAGATCTGGGACAACTGGCGCGAGCTCGGTGCACCGGAGGAGGCCGGCGGGCTGCTCTACGACCTCGGCGCCCACCTGGTCGACCAGGCGCTGCAGCTGTTCGGCCCGGTCGCGCAGGTCTACGCCGAGCTGGACCTCCGCCGGCCCGGCGCACAGGTCGACGACGACGTGTTCGTGGCGCTGACACACGTCAACGGCGTCCGTTCGCACCTGTGGGCCAACGCGCACGCCGCGCACAACGGACCGAGGTTCCGCGTGCTCGGCAGCGAGGGTGCGTTCGTCGTCGACGGCATGGACGGGCAGGAGGACGCGCTCGCCGCCGGACGCCGCCCGACCGATGCCGACTGGGGCGCGGAGAACCGCTCCGGCCGGCTCGGCGTGCTCGGCGAGACCACCGAGGTGCCCGTCGAACGCGGCGCCTACCAGCACTTCTACCGCGAGCTGCAGGCCGGGCGGATCCCGGTCGACCCGGCCGGGGCCGTGCACGCGCTGCAGGTCATCGAGGCCGCTTCCTCCTCCGCACACGACAACCGGGTGGTGACCCTGTGA
- a CDS encoding ROK family transcriptional regulator: protein MDLASVRSHNDRTVLSLVRSGALSRADIAAGAGLTPQAVSKIVARLMSAGLLEETGAVRGGGRGKPRTALRLRGEGAFAYGAYVDRDELRVVRLDLTGSPVSSAVVPLAPMFTPADVLDALEPVVEPGEDVLGLGIGIAGPLDFRGGAVSPNGLPGWSSVPLRALAEERLGLPVVVDKDTNAAVLAEAWARPLRDAALVFVGTGLGVGLLLDGEVHRGARSGAGELGHTVIQLDGPLCVCGRRGCVEAVHAAAASGVDAARVVAAAVANLVQLLDLDQIVLSGRRVLESPELYLRAMPDVDVTVTAFGPDLVPVGAGLLVLGELF from the coding sequence GTGGACCTCGCCTCGGTGCGCTCGCACAACGACAGGACAGTGCTCTCCCTCGTCCGTTCCGGGGCGCTGAGCAGGGCCGACATCGCCGCCGGTGCTGGTCTGACCCCGCAGGCGGTGTCGAAGATCGTGGCGCGGCTCATGTCGGCGGGACTGCTGGAGGAGACCGGGGCGGTCCGCGGCGGCGGGCGCGGAAAGCCGAGGACGGCGCTGCGGCTGCGGGGTGAGGGTGCCTTCGCGTACGGCGCCTACGTCGACCGCGACGAGCTGCGGGTGGTGCGGCTCGACCTGACCGGCTCGCCGGTGTCGTCGGCGGTGGTGCCCCTCGCCCCGATGTTCACGCCGGCCGACGTGCTGGACGCGCTGGAGCCGGTGGTCGAGCCGGGGGAGGACGTGCTCGGGCTCGGCATCGGCATCGCCGGTCCGCTCGACTTCCGCGGCGGCGCGGTCTCCCCGAACGGCCTGCCCGGCTGGTCCTCCGTCCCGCTGCGGGCGCTGGCGGAGGAACGGCTCGGGCTGCCGGTCGTGGTCGACAAGGACACCAACGCCGCCGTGCTCGCCGAGGCGTGGGCCCGCCCGCTGCGCGACGCGGCACTGGTGTTCGTCGGCACCGGGCTCGGCGTGGGGCTGCTGCTGGACGGCGAGGTGCACCGCGGGGCGCGGTCGGGTGCCGGCGAGCTCGGGCACACGGTCATCCAGCTCGACGGTCCGTTGTGCGTGTGCGGCCGGCGAGGGTGTGTGGAGGCGGTGCACGCGGCAGCGGCCTCCGGTGTGGACGCGGCGCGGGTGGTCGCGGCGGCGGTGGCGAACCTGGTGCAGCTGCTCGACCTCGACCAGATCGTCCTGAGTGGACGCCGGGTGCTCGAGTCGCCGGAGCTGTACCTGCGGGCGATGCCGGACGTGGACGTGACCGTGACGGCGTTCGGGCCGGACCTGGTGCCCGTCGGCGCGGGTCTGCTGGTGCTCGGGGAACTGTTCTAG
- a CDS encoding helix-turn-helix domain-containing protein — MDVEHVVGLPHPRLRPFVTRYSGYRMRTAPGIHRGLPSRSLTLVVTLDGTVDLPEGRFATLCGGLHDEAVIITHDGFQHGVQCDLTPLGARALFGMPAGELAGVSVGLDALDAPAGELRDRLRTATTWLDRFAHLDRVLGGMLRPVRQQVEVAWAWHRLAEGVGVRDIAAEVGWSRQHLSARFAAEYGLTPKLAARVMRFERANRMLRGQRRPTLTEVAAACGYTDQAHFNRDWRALCGATPTEWMAAELPFVQGSEPPEVAR, encoded by the coding sequence GTGGACGTCGAGCACGTCGTCGGCCTGCCGCACCCGCGGCTGCGCCCGTTCGTGACGCGGTACTCCGGCTACCGGATGCGCACCGCGCCCGGCATTCACCGCGGCCTGCCGTCGCGGTCGCTCACGCTCGTCGTCACGCTGGACGGCACCGTCGACCTGCCCGAGGGGCGGTTCGCGACGCTGTGCGGCGGCCTGCACGACGAGGCCGTGATCATCACCCACGACGGGTTCCAGCACGGTGTCCAGTGCGACCTCACCCCGCTGGGCGCGCGGGCGTTGTTCGGGATGCCGGCCGGTGAGCTGGCCGGGGTGTCCGTCGGGCTGGACGCGCTCGACGCACCGGCCGGTGAGCTGCGCGACCGGCTGCGGACCGCGACGACGTGGCTCGACCGGTTCGCGCACCTGGACCGGGTGCTCGGCGGGATGCTGCGGCCGGTCCGGCAGCAGGTCGAGGTGGCCTGGGCGTGGCACCGGCTCGCCGAGGGCGTGGGCGTGCGGGACATCGCCGCCGAGGTCGGGTGGAGCCGGCAGCACCTGAGCGCGCGGTTCGCCGCCGAGTACGGGCTCACGCCGAAGCTCGCCGCGCGGGTGATGCGGTTCGAGCGGGCGAACCGGATGCTGCGCGGGCAACGCCGGCCGACGCTCACCGAGGTGGCCGCGGCCTGCGGGTACACCGACCAGGCGCACTTCAACCGGGACTGGCGGGCGCTGTGCGGGGCGACCCCGACCGAGTGGATGGCGGCCGAGCTTCCATTCGTACAAGGCAGCGAGCCGCCGGAGGTCGCAAGGTAG
- a CDS encoding VOC family protein has translation MTTPAPTCWPTLTYRDAPAAIRFLVEGFGFSEHLVVPGEADGEVVHCEMVWPEGGGVMLGSADRSAGEVEATAVGAASVYVVTDRPDEVHRQCLSRGATEIRGLRDEDYGSRGFTVADPEGNRWSFGTYRGA, from the coding sequence ATGACGACACCCGCACCCACCTGCTGGCCCACCCTGACCTACCGGGACGCGCCCGCCGCGATCCGGTTCCTGGTGGAGGGATTCGGTTTCTCCGAACACCTCGTCGTGCCCGGCGAGGCCGACGGCGAGGTCGTGCACTGCGAGATGGTCTGGCCGGAGGGCGGCGGCGTGATGCTCGGGTCCGCCGACCGGTCGGCCGGCGAGGTCGAGGCGACCGCGGTCGGTGCCGCGTCGGTGTACGTGGTGACCGACCGGCCGGACGAGGTCCACCGGCAGTGCCTGTCCCGCGGCGCGACGGAGATCCGCGGCCTGCGCGACGAGGACTACGGCTCGCGCGGGTTCACCGTCGCCGACCCCGAGGGCAACCGCTGGAGTTTCGGAACTTATCGGGGCGCCTGA